The genomic segment GGCGGACTCCTCCTCTATTTTCATATTCAATAAGATACAGATATTTCCCTTCAGTGTATGGCCGACTTTCGTTCCATACATCTTCTAACAAGAGTTGATATGCATAACTAGGTGTGTAGCGAGGATATTTCTTTTCTACAGCCAGAAACAAAAGATCGCAAGAGGTGCATAGCATCAAAAGTGTTATCAGTACTGCAAAGATAATACTTATTCTGATGCTACCCTTCATCCCAATAGAAGCTTTCCGTTTCATGTTAAACTCCTTTCTACACCTCAAGCGTAAAGGATGATTTTTTTGCCGTCAAGCGAAAATTCTGCAAAGAACCAAAGTTCTCAAAAAAGAACTCTCAGTTCTTTTTTTATCGCCGATTCCGAAATACAAAGTTTTTCGCCGAATGGAAAAATACTGCAATACAGTAATGCCGATTGTAACAGCTAATAGAATGACTACTACAAACCGCGATCGCATGATGAGATTTTCCGTATAGATAAAATGCCGTATATCTTCTATAGACTGTTTAGTATGCATCCGAATATTCCTCTTACCGATTCGAGTTTCTCCCTGTAAACATACCGGTTAAAGTGTAAACCATAAAGCTCTGCGGTTCGGATTACAGACCGGCGGCGGGCGGTTGCATAAAGGCTTCAATTATAGTAGACTGGCGCCCATAATCAAAAAAACGCTAAAGACTGCTTTTAGCGATTTCCTAAAATGTGGAGAAAGTGATGAAATCCTCTTTATTATGTGCTACAGCCACTTCATCAGCAGAAAAGCTGCTGCGGTATATTAAACCGCTTCTTTGTACGATGTGCCTTTCAGTTGTGCTTGTTTGTTCATGCAGCAAAGCTGAACAAAAACCGCTTACAATGGTTTTTTATCCAAATGAGTCAAGCGAATCTATGAAAGATGCCCGCGCAGCATTCCAAGAAATTTTAAAAGAAGCCGTCGGACGCGATGTTGAAATTCTTACCACGACCGATTATAACATCGCATTGGAAGCGCTCGTTTCCGGTAAGGCCGATATGGCTTATGTCGGTGCCGAAGGATATCTGACCGCTCACAAACGAAACAGTGCCGTTATCCCTGTGGCAACAAATTCGGGGCCAAGCGGAACGCTTGACGATGCAAAGTATTACAGTTTTATCGGCGTACAGCGGAAAGATGCCGATAACTATAAAAAAGCGGACGGCAGCTTTGATTTAAGCTTATTAAAAGGCAAAAAAATGTCATTTGTGGCAGCAAGTTCTACATCGGGCTTTGTTATTCCCGCACGTGTTTTAGCAGCGGCTTTTTCTATTGATAATACTGATGACCTCATCTTGAGCGACAAAGTATTTTCCAAGGTATTATTTGCCGGTTCTCACCAAGGCTCGCAGGTCAACCTTTTCCGTGGTGATGCGGATGCGGCGGCTTTTGCCATACCGCAGACAATCGGCGTGTACGAACTACTTGAAGGCGAAGATTATAAAACCGGCGCCGTCTACCGCGTAACCGAAGGAGCCGACGAACCCTTCACATCCTTTGCAGGAAGTGAAATAACCGTAATCCGTTCCATCCCCGTCTTAAATGCGCCGATTACGGTTAATACGAACACGGTTTCAACCTCGGATATACAAAAGATACGGGAAGCGTTGACATCGGATAAAACGGCAAATAATCCCGGCATTTTTAATGTAAAGGATTCCGGTAAAAAAGGCATATATCCTAAGTATTCCGAAAAGACACGGCTAGTTGCTACCGATGATGCATGGTATGATGAGCTGAGAAATTCTACTAAGTAGTATCATCTGACATCTTACGTGATGTTGATTAAAGAATAGGACATCTCTAAAAACTCGGTTAGATTTGCTTCGCATCCTTCGGAATAGAGGTGCCCAATATAAACACAGCGGCTGTTCTGCAGCCGCCTGACAAGGTCTGAACTGTTGATTACCTTTAAAAATGTTTCAAAGCGCTATGCAGGGGATAGACTTGCACTGGATTCTATCAATCTTACGATTGAACAGGGTACGATGGTTTCCGTTATCGGACCTTCGGGAGCGGGCAAGACAACCTTTATCCGTTGTATCAACCGGCTCATCGACTGCACTGCCGGTACGGTTGAAATCGGCGGCGAAGCGCTGCAAAAAATGAACAGCCGCCGATTAAAACAACTCCGTAGAAAAATCGGAATGATTTTTCAAAACTACAATCTGGTAGAACGGCTCACTGTGCTTGAGAACACGCTCCATGGCTGCCTCGGCGCATTACCGCTGTATCGCAGCCTATTCGGGCTGTATCCTCCGGTGGAAAAAGAGCGGGCATTTGCAATACTCGAAGAGCTTGGTCTTTCGGACTACCTTTATCAGCGGTGTGCCGATTTAAGCGGCGGTCAAAAGCAGCGTACCGGCATTGCGCGAGCGTTAATGCAAAATCCTGAAATACTTTTATGCGATGAGCCGGTATCTTCGCTCGATCCGCAAAGTGCACAGGATATTCTGAATTATATCGAAAAAATAGTTAGAACGCGGAATCTTACGTGCATTATGAATCTACACCATGTTGAATATGCAAAACGATATTCCGACAGAATTATCGGTTTACGCAACGGGAACGTGGTTTTTGACGGCAAACCGGAAGAACTTTCGGAAGAAGCGCTG from the Treponema medium genome contains:
- a CDS encoding phosphate/phosphite/phosphonate ABC transporter substrate-binding protein; protein product: MKPLLCTMCLSVVLVCSCSKAEQKPLTMVFYPNESSESMKDARAAFQEILKEAVGRDVEILTTTDYNIALEALVSGKADMAYVGAEGYLTAHKRNSAVIPVATNSGPSGTLDDAKYYSFIGVQRKDADNYKKADGSFDLSLLKGKKMSFVAASSTSGFVIPARVLAAAFSIDNTDDLILSDKVFSKVLFAGSHQGSQVNLFRGDADAAAFAIPQTIGVYELLEGEDYKTGAVYRVTEGADEPFTSFAGSEITVIRSIPVLNAPITVNTNTVSTSDIQKIREALTSDKTANNPGIFNVKDSGKKGIYPKYSEKTRLVATDDAWYDELRNSTK
- the phnC gene encoding phosphonate ABC transporter ATP-binding protein, which produces MLITFKNVSKRYAGDRLALDSINLTIEQGTMVSVIGPSGAGKTTFIRCINRLIDCTAGTVEIGGEALQKMNSRRLKQLRRKIGMIFQNYNLVERLTVLENTLHGCLGALPLYRSLFGLYPPVEKERAFAILEELGLSDYLYQRCADLSGGQKQRTGIARALMQNPEILLCDEPVSSLDPQSAQDILNYIEKIVRTRNLTCIMNLHHVEYAKRYSDRIIGLRNGNVVFDGKPEELSEEALHTIFSSGSHTEKKDSHEI